The Brevibacillus brevis genome contains a region encoding:
- a CDS encoding acyl-CoA carboxylase subunit beta, translated as MTKHLEDTLHERIAQVVQGGDAKYHDKLKEQNKLFVRDRLKLLFDDEFMVEDGLFANVMAGDLPADGVVTAIGKVNGQTVCVMANDSTVKAGSWGSRTVEKIIRIQETAEKMRVPLLYLVDSAGARITDQLEMFPGRRGAGRIFYNQVKLSGKIPQVCILFGPSAAGGAYIPAFCDIVIMVDKNASMYLGSPRMAEMVIGEKVSLEELGGARMHCSVSGCGDVLAANEEEAIQAARSYLRFFPANYTLTPPTALAKAPVSTAKEITSIVPENQNAAFNMHDVITALVDEDSFFEIKKLFAQELITGLARLDGKPVGIIANQPRVKGGVLFVDSADKAARFITLCDAFSIPLLFLADVPGFMIGTAVERAGIIRHGAKMISAMAEATVPKISVIVRKAYGAGLYAMASSAFEPDACLALPGAQIAVMGPEAAVNAVYSNKIQAIEDPAERQAFIQEKRREYQEDIDLYLLASNLIVDAVVPPSELRRELIQRYEVYKEKRHVFSDRKHAVYPV; from the coding sequence ATGACCAAACATTTGGAAGACACATTGCACGAAAGAATCGCCCAAGTAGTGCAAGGGGGCGATGCCAAGTATCATGACAAGCTCAAGGAGCAAAACAAGCTGTTCGTCCGCGATCGCCTCAAGCTATTGTTCGATGACGAGTTCATGGTCGAGGATGGGCTGTTCGCGAATGTCATGGCAGGTGATCTGCCGGCGGATGGAGTTGTGACCGCAATCGGCAAGGTAAATGGTCAAACTGTTTGCGTAATGGCCAATGATTCGACAGTGAAAGCAGGGTCTTGGGGATCGCGGACCGTCGAAAAAATTATTCGCATTCAAGAGACAGCTGAAAAAATGCGTGTTCCTCTTCTCTATCTCGTCGATTCAGCAGGAGCGCGTATCACTGACCAATTGGAGATGTTCCCAGGCCGACGGGGTGCTGGGCGAATCTTTTACAACCAAGTGAAGCTCTCTGGCAAAATTCCACAAGTGTGCATTTTGTTTGGACCTTCTGCGGCTGGTGGCGCCTATATCCCAGCTTTTTGTGACATTGTCATCATGGTCGACAAAAACGCGAGCATGTACTTGGGCTCTCCGCGCATGGCGGAAATGGTGATTGGAGAAAAAGTGAGCTTGGAAGAGTTGGGCGGCGCACGCATGCATTGCTCCGTCAGCGGATGCGGCGACGTACTGGCTGCCAATGAAGAAGAAGCGATTCAAGCAGCGCGCAGCTATCTTCGTTTCTTCCCGGCGAACTATACGTTGACGCCACCGACTGCACTGGCAAAAGCCCCTGTGTCTACCGCGAAAGAAATCACCAGCATCGTGCCGGAGAATCAAAATGCAGCTTTCAATATGCATGATGTGATTACTGCATTGGTCGACGAGGATTCGTTCTTTGAAATCAAAAAGTTATTTGCCCAAGAGCTGATTACTGGATTGGCGCGTCTGGATGGCAAGCCTGTCGGAATCATTGCGAATCAGCCGCGTGTGAAGGGAGGAGTCCTGTTTGTCGATTCGGCTGACAAGGCAGCTCGGTTCATCACATTGTGCGATGCGTTTTCGATCCCACTTTTGTTCTTGGCAGATGTTCCTGGCTTTATGATCGGGACAGCCGTAGAGCGGGCAGGCATTATCAGACACGGGGCAAAAATGATCTCCGCCATGGCGGAAGCCACGGTACCAAAAATATCTGTCATTGTACGCAAAGCGTATGGTGCCGGCTTGTACGCAATGGCCAGCTCGGCATTTGAACCAGATGCTTGCCTCGCACTGCCCGGTGCCCAAATCGCCGTGATGGGACCAGAAGCAGCAGTCAATGCCGTCTACAGTAACAAAATACAGGCGATTGAGGACCCGGCAGAGCGTCAAGCGTTTATTCAAGAAAAACGCAGAGAATATCAGGAAGACATCGATTTATACTTACTGGCATCGAACTTGATTGTAGATGCTGTTGTGCCTCCAAGCGAGCTGAGACGAGAATTAATCCAGCGCTACGAGGTTTACAAGGAAAAGCGTCACGTTTTTTCGGACAGAAAGCATGCGGTTTATCCGGTATAA
- a CDS encoding ketopantoate reductase family protein has translation MLLEPMTCRVVVIGGGSVGLLYAARLALAGQPVTIVTRSSLQANQLNERGLSFQKLNGETVTVPVAASPIEEGLPEGNLYLLTVKQPDMHSVLPALQGLELEARVIALQNGMGHYELLRTVLTETQCFFAINTEGARRLSPTEVVHTGTGTLRVGSWETSDRNDPLIHSFVEWALSTGMEAVYEKAIQPFAWRKLIANALINPLTALFEIPNGALLENSHTQQLMRALFVEAAAVAAYAGQKIEDADLQEIVSICRNTSRNLSSMLQDIKKRRPTEVQSINGYLVQVGKKAGIPTPLHETLLRVILLKSDMGIRKEGGDSR, from the coding sequence ATGCTGCTAGAACCAATGACGTGTCGGGTGGTAGTCATAGGTGGAGGGTCTGTCGGGCTGCTGTATGCAGCAAGGCTCGCACTCGCTGGACAACCTGTTACGATTGTTACACGCAGTTCACTCCAGGCGAATCAGCTAAATGAACGCGGGCTCAGCTTTCAAAAGCTTAATGGCGAGACAGTCACTGTTCCGGTTGCCGCCAGCCCGATTGAAGAAGGATTGCCTGAAGGGAATCTGTATCTGTTAACTGTAAAGCAGCCAGATATGCACAGCGTGCTTCCAGCCTTACAAGGGTTAGAACTTGAGGCAAGAGTGATCGCTTTGCAAAATGGCATGGGTCATTACGAATTGCTTCGAACCGTTTTAACGGAGACACAGTGCTTCTTTGCGATTAATACGGAAGGAGCAAGGAGATTGTCGCCTACAGAAGTCGTGCATACCGGTACTGGTACTTTGCGGGTAGGCTCTTGGGAGACTTCTGATCGCAATGATCCACTGATTCACTCATTTGTCGAGTGGGCATTATCAACAGGCATGGAGGCTGTCTATGAAAAGGCAATACAGCCCTTCGCTTGGCGCAAGCTCATCGCAAATGCACTGATCAATCCGTTAACCGCGCTTTTTGAAATCCCAAATGGTGCTCTCCTCGAAAATTCACATACGCAACAGCTCATGCGTGCTTTATTTGTGGAAGCTGCCGCAGTGGCTGCGTATGCCGGACAAAAAATCGAGGATGCAGACTTGCAGGAAATTGTCTCCATTTGCCGAAATACTTCCCGTAATCTTTCCTCCATGCTGCAGGATATAAAGAAGCGCAGACCGACGGAAGTGCAGTCTATCAACGGCTATCTTGTCCAAGTAGGAAAAAAGGCCGGGATTCCGACTCCGCTGCACGAAACCTTGCTTCGCGTTATCCTTCTGAAGTCAGACATGGGAATACGGAAGGAGGGAGGCGACAGTAGATGA
- a CDS encoding DUF3397 domain-containing protein — MTILANVWAYLWGTLTVVPFLGFPLVYFILYGATRNKKLAGRFAINITNLLVIRSAVSAYELIWPEAFSAWWWVFCFYLVATVLLGWVQMKWKGRLSLKRVGFSAWRLSFLWFGIVYIVLFTTGIIKTMGVV; from the coding sequence ATGACCATTTTGGCGAATGTCTGGGCCTATTTGTGGGGTACGCTGACGGTTGTGCCGTTTCTCGGGTTTCCGCTCGTTTATTTCATCTTGTATGGGGCGACGCGGAACAAGAAATTGGCAGGCCGCTTCGCGATAAATATCACGAATCTTTTGGTGATTCGTTCTGCCGTTTCTGCTTACGAACTGATCTGGCCCGAGGCATTTTCCGCTTGGTGGTGGGTATTCTGCTTTTACCTGGTGGCAACCGTGCTCCTTGGGTGGGTACAGATGAAGTGGAAGGGGCGGCTCTCCCTCAAAAGGGTAGGATTTTCGGCCTGGCGTTTGTCGTTTCTCTGGTTTGGAATCGTCTACATAGTGCTGTTTACGACCGGAATTATCAAAACGATGGGTGTCGTGTAA
- a CDS encoding helix-turn-helix domain-containing protein produces MRLPIETIGHKIRMIRKERGFTLEIMAGKTGLSKGLLSQVERGISQPSLDSLWKITKALESPIIHFFEDIDQKQVHVTRLQKRRQLVFPESTGTYSLLSMGGSAKLGMLEVRLMPGEMAVDKFVQSEGEECFTVITGSVTARFNDEEHVLEAGDSISFDSSKTHAIENTGETEALLIWSVTPPQF; encoded by the coding sequence ATGCGACTTCCCATCGAGACCATCGGTCACAAGATTCGAATGATTCGGAAAGAACGCGGCTTTACCTTGGAAATTATGGCAGGCAAGACAGGGTTAAGCAAAGGTTTGCTGAGCCAAGTAGAGCGTGGAATTTCGCAGCCGTCGCTGGATTCGCTGTGGAAAATCACCAAAGCTCTGGAGTCACCCATCATTCATTTTTTCGAAGATATTGATCAAAAGCAGGTGCATGTGACTCGCTTGCAAAAACGCAGACAACTGGTCTTTCCTGAATCGACGGGCACTTATTCGCTGCTCTCGATGGGAGGTAGTGCCAAGCTGGGGATGCTGGAAGTGCGACTGATGCCTGGAGAAATGGCTGTCGACAAGTTCGTGCAGTCAGAGGGAGAAGAGTGTTTCACGGTCATTACCGGCAGTGTGACAGCACGCTTCAACGATGAAGAGCATGTATTGGAAGCAGGAGACAGTATTTCATTTGACAGCAGCAAAACACACGCAATCGAAAATACGGGAGAAACGGAAGCTTTGTTAATCTGGTCCGTCACCCCTCCACAATTTTAA
- the bshC gene encoding bacillithiol biosynthesis cysteine-adding enzyme BshC yields the protein MNVECLALPLANPLAQEYQQQNASALQFFAHNPYREQSYRERVEWLQSQSYPHRNQLVEGLYRFNKEMGTHPEALKNIELLKQPDTYVVIGGQQAGVLGGPLSINKAVHLIQAAKRLSAELQANVIPVFWIAGEDHDIDEIDHVYWGADDGKRLHKERLALNKKGRQSASTLPLDPELCTQFLENFFQGQTETAETKQIRELLKQTAADSRTVAEWFARLMAKLFGKHGLVLVESSLPFVRELQQPIFSQIIENNEQLTKVLLRAADRISTAGYPLQLQVEEHQANLFVYEGDDRLLLERHGERFINRRRAYSRDELLKQVADSPERFSTNVVTRGLMQEHLFPTLAFIGGPGEIAYWAFYREVFELFGMQMPIVLPRLSVTLVEGAQLRLLDSLGLSVEQVLTDFTAWKTEWSTNQAPHPLEQQFASARESIMSIYRPLVEEVVSLDGGLRGLAEKNSKLLLEQVSFLEERLIRSLQQKDDVEHVRVQRIETALLPEGGLQERKHSFFPFANKYGLGLIDRLVDAPFAHDGTHQLYYL from the coding sequence ATGAATGTTGAATGTCTCGCGCTTCCATTGGCGAATCCGCTGGCACAGGAGTACCAGCAGCAAAATGCCTCTGCATTACAGTTTTTTGCGCATAATCCCTACCGTGAACAGTCCTACCGAGAACGCGTGGAATGGCTTCAAAGTCAATCCTATCCTCACCGGAACCAGCTCGTGGAAGGTTTATATCGATTTAATAAAGAGATGGGTACTCACCCTGAAGCACTGAAAAATATCGAGTTGCTCAAACAGCCAGACACATATGTGGTCATCGGCGGTCAGCAAGCAGGAGTTCTGGGTGGACCCCTCTCGATCAACAAAGCTGTTCATCTGATCCAGGCAGCAAAGAGGCTGTCTGCCGAGCTTCAGGCGAACGTCATTCCGGTGTTCTGGATTGCTGGCGAAGACCATGACATCGATGAGATCGATCATGTGTACTGGGGAGCGGACGATGGGAAGCGCCTGCATAAAGAGCGACTGGCTCTGAACAAAAAGGGCCGTCAATCGGCAAGTACCCTACCCTTGGACCCTGAACTGTGTACGCAGTTTCTGGAAAATTTTTTCCAGGGACAAACAGAGACTGCCGAAACCAAACAGATTCGTGAGCTACTGAAGCAGACTGCAGCAGATTCGCGCACAGTCGCAGAGTGGTTTGCCCGCTTGATGGCAAAACTGTTTGGCAAGCACGGTCTTGTTCTGGTTGAATCCTCGTTGCCGTTTGTTCGTGAACTGCAGCAACCCATCTTTTCACAGATCATTGAAAACAATGAGCAATTGACGAAGGTGTTGCTACGGGCAGCGGATCGGATTTCAACGGCTGGGTATCCGCTTCAATTGCAAGTGGAAGAGCATCAAGCCAATTTGTTCGTCTATGAGGGCGATGATCGATTGCTGCTAGAACGTCACGGGGAGCGCTTTATCAATCGGAGACGTGCTTACAGTCGCGATGAATTGCTCAAGCAGGTTGCAGATTCACCGGAGCGTTTTAGCACAAATGTCGTTACTCGCGGGTTGATGCAGGAGCATCTGTTTCCTACGCTTGCCTTCATTGGAGGTCCGGGTGAGATTGCTTATTGGGCGTTTTATCGGGAGGTATTCGAGCTATTCGGGATGCAGATGCCGATCGTATTGCCTCGTTTGTCCGTTACCCTTGTGGAAGGTGCTCAACTGAGACTGCTGGATAGCTTGGGGCTTTCTGTTGAACAAGTCTTGACTGATTTCACCGCATGGAAAACCGAGTGGTCCACAAACCAGGCGCCACATCCGTTGGAGCAGCAATTCGCATCAGCACGGGAGTCGATTATGTCGATCTATCGTCCCCTGGTAGAGGAGGTCGTTTCTCTGGATGGCGGATTGCGTGGTCTGGCCGAGAAAAATAGTAAGCTGCTGTTAGAGCAAGTATCCTTTTTGGAAGAGCGTTTGATTCGTTCACTCCAGCAAAAAGATGACGTAGAGCATGTGCGCGTCCAACGAATTGAGACCGCTTTGTTGCCCGAAGGTGGATTGCAAGAAAGAAAGCATTCGTTTTTCCCGTTTGCAAATAAGTATGGTCTTGGTTTGATTGACCGATTAGTAGATGCGCCATTCGCGCATGATGGTACTCATCAACTTTATTACCTGTAA
- a CDS encoding S-layer homology domain-containing protein: protein MQIALQQIGKKATLLVVSLSVFLTGIATAGLKKADAREEYVANSPAFIDTNAHWASKEIGIATKKGLIKGFPDGTFQPERTVTQEQFLSLIERVIPSFTGHEPDSFIKETYLQDAAGRWSEKNYHHLASAGIMPSGKPTDSMTRLEAARTLLAAIGHQSEGEKYRGTTAKFFTDLSVDNETQVMTVYPAYKMGILAGFPDGSFRPDDKISRAQAVVLLNRLETKIAELYPGNVTEGEKKAMTQAVSSFVGDVMDTQKIRRFDDLVAYVKKNNLPVSESFLREHFSFMQYEVYDYVRFPQFNELMYFAKIGMNKYRMTVQYYAGELGGSVDRTFYLSSSDGKTFRLIGKDE, encoded by the coding sequence ATGCAGATTGCATTACAACAAATCGGGAAAAAAGCCACTCTACTAGTTGTGAGCTTATCCGTTTTTTTGACGGGCATCGCAACCGCAGGATTGAAAAAGGCCGACGCACGGGAAGAATACGTGGCCAATTCACCTGCATTTATTGACACAAATGCACATTGGGCATCAAAAGAAATAGGGATTGCTACCAAAAAAGGATTGATCAAGGGCTTTCCCGACGGAACCTTTCAGCCAGAGCGAACGGTGACGCAAGAACAGTTTTTATCCCTGATTGAACGCGTCATTCCTTCCTTTACAGGTCATGAGCCTGACAGCTTTATCAAAGAGACCTACTTGCAGGATGCTGCGGGACGTTGGTCGGAAAAAAACTATCACCATTTGGCTTCAGCGGGTATCATGCCATCCGGAAAACCGACGGATAGCATGACGCGGTTGGAAGCGGCAAGAACGTTACTGGCAGCCATCGGGCATCAATCAGAAGGAGAAAAATATCGGGGAACGACAGCGAAATTTTTCACGGATCTTTCGGTCGACAATGAAACACAGGTGATGACAGTCTACCCTGCTTACAAAATGGGAATTTTGGCTGGATTTCCAGATGGAAGCTTTCGTCCTGATGACAAAATCAGCAGAGCACAGGCAGTCGTCCTGTTAAATCGTTTGGAAACCAAAATCGCCGAACTGTACCCTGGCAATGTCACAGAGGGCGAGAAGAAGGCAATGACACAAGCTGTCTCGTCATTTGTAGGGGACGTGATGGATACGCAAAAGATTCGTCGCTTTGATGACTTGGTCGCATATGTAAAGAAAAACAATCTGCCTGTCAGTGAATCGTTTTTACGCGAGCATTTTTCGTTTATGCAGTATGAAGTGTATGATTATGTCCGGTTTCCGCAGTTTAATGAGCTGATGTACTTTGCAAAAATCGGAATGAATAAATACAGAATGACGGTTCAATATTACGCAGGGGAGTTGGGGGGAAGCGTCGATCGCACGTTTTACCTTTCCTCGAGCGATGGCAAAACGTTTCGACTGATTGGAAAAGATGAATAA
- a CDS encoding APC family permease has protein sequence MGKLSTQAPGLAKTLRLPQIVALYIGAVIGSGVLLIPGLAAQKAGPASILAWLVMSILVLPMAITMGLLSARYPSSGGVSTFVRTAYGDRFGNMVGWFFLLSVPIGAPILSVTGANYIAILLNWSESQVYAAAALLLLAVLLMNVVGLHVAARVQTIVVSLIITILILAVVASIPHASVTHFTPFMPNGWLSVVQAAGLMFWCFIGWEAVTHLSEEFVDPAKNAIRGVLWSAGIVALLYFAVAFMTVATHSYGVGISAASLSVMVQLSLGPIGGWIVAVTALFICIATANAYIGAASRIAYSLAQEKIAPRWFGTLHTKYRTPTGGLLFLSLCFVVVLGVLYFDVIDLSRLIELPNATFFATYIGGCLAGVRLLRNSRVGRIASWTSLVCTVGLYPFLGWSALYPLVIALVLFIWQKRHA, from the coding sequence ATGGGGAAATTGTCCACGCAAGCCCCCGGCCTAGCCAAAACACTGCGACTTCCGCAAATCGTCGCCTTATACATCGGGGCGGTGATCGGTTCTGGCGTACTGCTCATTCCCGGACTTGCAGCACAAAAGGCTGGTCCAGCTTCCATTTTAGCTTGGCTCGTCATGTCTATTCTCGTCCTGCCCATGGCCATTACGATGGGTCTGTTATCTGCTCGTTATCCGAGCTCAGGTGGAGTCTCTACATTTGTACGGACAGCCTACGGAGATCGTTTCGGAAACATGGTAGGCTGGTTCTTTCTCTTGTCTGTCCCGATTGGCGCACCCATTCTGAGTGTTACAGGGGCCAACTACATTGCGATCCTGCTGAACTGGAGTGAGTCGCAAGTGTATGCGGCGGCGGCTCTGCTTCTTCTCGCTGTCCTTCTGATGAATGTTGTAGGCTTGCATGTAGCTGCACGTGTCCAAACGATTGTTGTCTCGCTGATTATCACGATTTTGATTTTGGCCGTTGTCGCAAGCATTCCGCATGCATCTGTCACGCACTTTACCCCTTTTATGCCAAACGGTTGGTTGAGTGTCGTGCAAGCCGCAGGTCTGATGTTCTGGTGCTTCATTGGGTGGGAAGCCGTGACGCATCTCTCAGAGGAATTCGTCGATCCTGCGAAAAACGCGATTCGCGGTGTTTTGTGGAGTGCAGGAATCGTCGCTCTCTTGTATTTTGCTGTGGCCTTTATGACTGTGGCTACGCATAGCTACGGGGTCGGCATCTCCGCTGCCTCGCTCAGTGTCATGGTTCAACTCTCCCTGGGTCCGATCGGGGGATGGATTGTAGCCGTAACCGCCTTGTTCATTTGTATCGCAACAGCCAACGCTTACATTGGAGCTGCGTCACGCATCGCCTATTCGTTGGCGCAAGAAAAGATCGCTCCTCGCTGGTTTGGCACCCTCCATACCAAGTACCGGACACCAACCGGCGGACTTTTGTTTCTCTCTCTTTGTTTTGTCGTCGTTCTCGGCGTACTCTATTTCGACGTGATCGACTTGTCCAGACTCATCGAACTGCCCAATGCTACCTTTTTTGCGACTTACATCGGCGGGTGTCTGGCTGGGGTCCGACTCTTGCGCAATAGTCGCGTAGGCCGAATCGCTTCCTGGACTTCTCTCGTCTGTACAGTAGGACTCTATCCTTTCTTGGGATGGTCCGCTCTCTATCCCCTCGTGATTGCACTCGTCCTTTTTATCTGGCAAAAACGTCATGCCTGA
- a CDS encoding LysR family transcriptional regulator, with the protein MKRGGNLDTRYLQTFREVAKCQSFTRAAEILGYAQSSVTTQIQNLESEFGVSLFERWGKKIRLTHAGEVLLGYSEQLQAVLDEAKANLSEQAHLAGTLSIGTVESLAAFYLPPYLQKFRLEQPRMRIMLAPGICQDLRQGVKEGKYDFAFVLDWLQDQSELTNVVLGEEKLVVVAAPTHPLVKKEKVETHEFTGETWIFTEKGCSYRGMMESVLREAGATVESSFEFGSLEAIKQCVAYDLGIALLPKIVVQEEVKNGTLVILSFSHPDIRVFRQLVYHKKKWMPQALLRFLELLTVETAERKLPIIGK; encoded by the coding sequence ATGAAAAGAGGAGGAAATTTGGATACTCGTTATTTGCAAACATTCCGTGAAGTAGCAAAATGCCAGAGCTTTACTCGTGCAGCCGAAATTTTAGGCTACGCGCAGTCAAGTGTGACGACCCAAATTCAAAATCTGGAATCGGAGTTCGGTGTCAGCCTATTCGAGCGTTGGGGCAAAAAAATCAGGCTTACCCACGCGGGCGAAGTGCTTCTCGGCTACAGCGAACAGCTGCAAGCTGTATTAGATGAGGCAAAAGCGAATCTGTCAGAGCAGGCACATCTGGCGGGAACGTTGAGTATCGGAACAGTGGAGTCATTGGCAGCCTTTTATTTGCCACCTTATTTGCAAAAATTTCGCTTGGAGCAGCCACGTATGCGGATCATGCTTGCGCCGGGCATCTGCCAAGACTTGAGACAGGGAGTAAAGGAAGGGAAGTACGATTTCGCCTTTGTGCTCGATTGGCTCCAAGATCAATCTGAGCTGACAAATGTCGTTTTAGGTGAGGAAAAACTAGTTGTTGTGGCTGCACCTACCCATCCACTGGTCAAAAAAGAGAAGGTAGAAACGCACGAGTTTACCGGGGAAACCTGGATTTTTACAGAAAAGGGATGCAGTTACCGAGGAATGATGGAATCGGTGTTGCGTGAAGCAGGAGCCACCGTGGAATCTTCTTTTGAATTTGGCAGCCTGGAAGCAATAAAACAATGTGTTGCATATGATTTGGGAATTGCGTTGCTTCCGAAAATTGTCGTACAAGAAGAAGTAAAAAATGGTACACTAGTGATACTCTCGTTTTCCCATCCGGATATCCGTGTTTTCCGACAGTTGGTCTACCATAAAAAGAAATGGATGCCTCAGGCTTTGTTGCGCTTTTTGGAGCTGCTAACGGTAGAAACCGCAGAGCGTAAATTGCCGATAATAGGAAAATAA
- a CDS encoding adenosylhomocysteinase — protein MNTVSESIVKDMSLAHNGHLKIDWVKEHMPVLNRIRERFEKEQPFAGLKVAISLHLEAKTAYLAKVVQAGGAEVTITGSNPLSTQDDICAALVEDGIRVFAKYNPDPAEYKEHLIKTLETRPDLIIDDGGDLITILHSERRDLLSQVRGGAEETTTGILRLKALEKEGKLEFPMVAVNDAFCKYLFDNRYGTGQSVWDGINRTTNLVVAGKTVVVAGYGWCGKGVAMRAKGLGAKVIVTEIDPIKAVEAYMDGFEVMPMLEAAKHGDYFVTVTGNRDIISKEHFAVMKDGAILSNAGHFDVEVNKVDLNAMSTSSRIVRKDIEEFVLADGRKVYLLAEGRLVNLAAGDGHPAEIMDMTFALQAVSLAYVNEQYKNIGKKVLNVPFELDQMVAKYKLEALNIGIDKLTDEQKSYLESWVE, from the coding sequence ATGAACACTGTTTCTGAAAGCATCGTAAAAGATATGTCGTTGGCGCACAACGGCCATCTGAAAATTGATTGGGTAAAAGAACACATGCCTGTCTTAAACCGCATTCGTGAGCGCTTTGAAAAAGAGCAGCCGTTTGCAGGCCTGAAAGTTGCGATCTCCTTGCACTTGGAAGCGAAAACGGCTTATCTGGCAAAAGTAGTTCAAGCTGGTGGCGCTGAAGTAACCATTACCGGTTCCAACCCGCTGTCCACGCAAGATGACATTTGCGCAGCATTGGTAGAAGACGGTATTCGCGTATTTGCGAAATACAATCCAGATCCTGCTGAATACAAAGAGCACCTGATCAAAACACTGGAAACTCGTCCTGATCTGATCATTGACGACGGTGGCGACCTGATCACCATTTTGCACAGTGAGCGCCGTGATCTGTTGTCTCAAGTACGCGGTGGTGCAGAAGAAACGACAACAGGTATTCTGCGTCTGAAAGCGTTGGAGAAAGAAGGCAAGCTGGAATTCCCGATGGTTGCCGTAAACGATGCATTCTGCAAATACTTGTTCGACAACCGCTATGGTACGGGTCAATCCGTATGGGATGGTATCAACCGTACAACGAACCTCGTAGTGGCTGGTAAAACTGTTGTTGTAGCTGGCTATGGCTGGTGCGGTAAAGGTGTAGCGATGCGTGCAAAAGGCTTGGGCGCAAAAGTAATCGTAACCGAAATCGACCCAATCAAAGCGGTAGAAGCTTACATGGATGGATTTGAAGTAATGCCAATGCTAGAAGCTGCGAAGCATGGTGACTACTTCGTAACAGTGACAGGTAACCGTGATATCATCAGCAAAGAGCATTTTGCTGTGATGAAAGATGGCGCAATCTTGTCCAACGCGGGTCACTTCGATGTCGAAGTAAACAAGGTCGATCTGAATGCAATGTCGACTTCTTCCCGCATTGTGCGTAAAGATATTGAAGAATTTGTCCTGGCTGATGGTCGAAAAGTGTACCTGCTCGCAGAAGGCCGCCTCGTGAACCTGGCTGCTGGCGACGGACATCCGGCTGAAATCATGGATATGACCTTTGCTCTGCAAGCGGTATCCTTGGCTTATGTCAATGAACAGTACAAAAACATTGGCAAAAAAGTGCTGAACGTACCATTCGAATTGGATCAAATGGTTGCTAAGTACAAGCTGGAAGCTCTGAACATCGGAATCGACAAATTGACGGATGAGCAAAAATCCTACCTGGAAAGCTGGGTCGAATAG
- the mraZ gene encoding division/cell wall cluster transcriptional repressor MraZ — protein MFMGEYQHSIDEKGRLTIPAKFREGLGTSFVITRGLDQCLFAYPQDEWKQLEERLKSLPFTKADARAFTRFFFSGATECEWDKQGRVNIPPNLREHAGMQKECVIIGVSNRVEVWSKERWEDYFAQSEGSFGEIAEKLVDFNL, from the coding sequence GTGTTCATGGGGGAATATCAGCACAGCATCGACGAAAAAGGCCGCCTGACGATCCCAGCCAAATTCCGTGAAGGGCTAGGTACTTCCTTTGTTATTACCCGCGGGCTGGACCAATGTTTGTTTGCTTATCCGCAAGATGAGTGGAAACAACTAGAGGAAAGACTCAAGTCTCTCCCATTTACAAAAGCAGATGCTCGCGCATTTACACGATTTTTCTTTTCAGGTGCCACCGAATGCGAGTGGGACAAGCAGGGAAGGGTAAACATACCACCCAATTTACGTGAGCATGCAGGCATGCAAAAGGAATGTGTGATCATTGGGGTATCAAACCGTGTAGAGGTATGGAGCAAGGAACGCTGGGAAGATTATTTTGCCCAGTCAGAAGGCTCTTTTGGAGAAATTGCCGAAAAACTGGTTGATTTTAATTTGTAG